From a single Myotis daubentonii chromosome 5, mMyoDau2.1, whole genome shotgun sequence genomic region:
- the LOC132236142 gene encoding large ribosomal subunit protein eL29-like gives MARKWHQETLITNTQICNRADPEFPRSTSFAKKHNKKGLRQVQAGSAKATRARAEAIKVRRKPKEVKTNTSKGSSYKLSQLAYITHPKIGKCARARIAKGLRHCQRPRPRLKPSPRLWLTL, from the coding sequence ATGGCACGGAAATGGCATCAAGAAACTCTGATCACAAACACACAAATCTGTAACAGGGCAGACCCCGAGTTCCCTAGGAGCACGAGCTTTGCCAAGAAACACAACAAGAAGGGCCTGAGGCAGGTGCAGGCTGGCAGTGCCAAGGCCACGAGGGCACGCGCTGAGGCTATCAAGGTCCGCAGGAAGCCCAAGGAGGTCAAGACCAATACTTCAAAGGGCAGCAGCTACAAGCTCAGTCAACTTGCCTACATCACTCACCCCAAGATTGGGAAATGTGCTCGTGCCCGCATCGCCAAGGGTCTCAGGCATTGCcaaaggccaaggccaaggctcAAACCAAGCCCCAGGCTGTGGCTGACACTATaa